In Sphingobium sp. B2D3C, a genomic segment contains:
- a CDS encoding TonB-dependent receptor, producing the protein MAENGFRRASALGFVSFAALVASQGVSAQTGTAQTNQSEDDAANTADIVVTGTQLRGVAPVGSSVIAVGQQEIRDTGLATTSDILKTIPQVSALGPGEATLGTNVNSATLNSTRANGVNLRGLGTQATLTLLDGRRAPPGGVAGQLFDASVIPAIALERIDIVADGASATYGSDAVAGVANLILRRNFDGLEASARYGFADGYDEWQGNAILGKKWDTGSVMIAGDYYYHSRLRQEDRAELFQCDQRAFGGLNNCAFTSSPGNVIDPATFTRYGLPGGSGENLTPANLSTTPNFQQSYVNNDLLPQLKRWSVIGRLDQELTPALKMWASGFYSKRTLNQRAGSLTLGAATPVPSSNPYFIEFAPGQTSQIVEYAFNEYGPIQGNIYESSYQLATGFDYSLDGNWQLSIYGSHGATEGGAKTDGFLNTALLSAALADSNPATALNVYGTGQNSRDQIDRLVAFFDVTGLYTVDLVNVKTDGALFNIGGGAVRMAVGGEFHHDYYRNTAAENINGPSLSQINLFGDTASSRDVWSAFAEVNVPLVGAANAMPGIDRLELNIAGRYDHYSDVGGTTNPKFGIRYDPVPGVSAHASYGTSFRAPTLSDTNPASTATVFSIPNFGPFGNVIEYVGGNADLKPEKATTWSVGVKFTPPSSGFTASLDYFNIDYKDVIETAPVFSVQVFTDPAYAPFVTFNPTVAQVNAIYNLPWAPPAIIAASDVDAIVDARRNNVGRIKMDGLDFLANYAFDLGGGSANIGVSGTYLLSYGRATGPTSPTVDRLNLANFPLRFRGRANLGWRGENFGATMFVNYTNAYTNTVGTIAPSQSVDSYTTVDLTLTYDVPKADGVLSGLSFSLSALNLFDAAPPFAAIANNQVYDSTVANPLGRFVSLTVRKAF; encoded by the coding sequence ATGGCCGAAAATGGCTTCCGGCGCGCATCTGCGCTTGGCTTCGTGTCGTTTGCTGCGCTTGTTGCGTCGCAGGGTGTCAGCGCTCAGACGGGCACCGCACAGACCAATCAGTCCGAGGATGATGCCGCGAACACCGCTGACATTGTGGTGACCGGCACCCAGTTGCGCGGGGTTGCGCCGGTGGGTTCCTCGGTAATTGCAGTCGGTCAGCAGGAAATCCGCGACACGGGGCTGGCCACGACATCGGATATCCTCAAGACCATTCCGCAGGTGTCCGCCTTGGGGCCGGGCGAAGCCACGCTGGGCACTAACGTCAACAGCGCGACGCTCAACAGCACCCGCGCCAATGGCGTCAACCTGCGCGGCCTCGGCACGCAGGCGACGCTGACCTTGCTCGATGGACGCCGCGCGCCTCCGGGTGGCGTTGCTGGCCAACTCTTCGATGCCTCGGTGATCCCGGCCATCGCCCTCGAGCGGATCGACATCGTGGCGGACGGCGCTTCAGCCACTTACGGCTCGGACGCTGTCGCGGGCGTTGCCAACCTCATCCTGCGCCGCAACTTCGACGGGCTGGAGGCCAGCGCGCGTTACGGCTTCGCTGATGGCTATGACGAATGGCAGGGCAATGCCATTCTCGGCAAGAAGTGGGACACCGGATCAGTGATGATTGCCGGCGACTATTATTACCACAGCCGCCTGCGTCAGGAAGATCGCGCCGAACTGTTCCAGTGCGACCAGCGTGCTTTTGGGGGCTTGAACAACTGCGCCTTCACCAGCTCGCCGGGCAATGTGATCGATCCCGCGACGTTCACCCGCTATGGACTTCCGGGTGGCAGCGGTGAGAATTTGACCCCGGCGAATCTGTCTACGACGCCCAATTTTCAGCAAAGCTATGTGAACAATGATCTTCTGCCGCAGCTCAAACGCTGGAGCGTCATTGGCCGTCTCGATCAGGAACTGACGCCTGCGCTCAAGATGTGGGCCAGCGGCTTTTACTCCAAGCGGACCCTGAACCAGCGCGCGGGGTCTCTGACGCTGGGCGCCGCGACGCCCGTACCGAGCAGCAATCCCTATTTCATCGAGTTCGCGCCGGGGCAGACCTCGCAGATCGTCGAATATGCCTTTAACGAATATGGGCCGATCCAGGGCAACATCTACGAAAGCTCCTACCAGCTGGCGACCGGGTTCGATTATTCGCTGGATGGCAATTGGCAGCTTTCCATCTACGGCTCCCATGGCGCCACGGAAGGCGGCGCCAAGACGGACGGTTTCCTGAACACGGCTTTGCTCTCCGCCGCGCTGGCCGATTCCAACCCCGCGACGGCGCTGAACGTCTACGGGACCGGGCAGAACAGCCGCGATCAGATCGACCGCCTTGTCGCCTTCTTCGACGTGACCGGCCTCTACACGGTCGACCTCGTCAACGTGAAGACGGACGGTGCGCTGTTCAACATCGGCGGCGGCGCGGTGCGCATGGCGGTGGGCGGCGAGTTCCACCATGATTATTACCGCAACACCGCTGCCGAGAATATCAACGGACCGTCGCTCTCGCAGATCAACCTCTTTGGCGATACGGCCAGCTCTCGCGACGTCTGGTCGGCCTTTGCGGAGGTGAACGTGCCGCTGGTCGGTGCGGCCAATGCCATGCCGGGCATTGATCGGCTCGAACTCAACATTGCCGGCCGCTATGATCACTATAGCGACGTCGGCGGCACGACCAATCCGAAGTTCGGCATCCGCTACGATCCGGTGCCGGGCGTCTCGGCTCATGCCAGCTACGGCACCTCGTTCCGGGCGCCCACCCTGTCCGATACCAACCCTGCCAGCACAGCGACGGTGTTTTCCATCCCCAATTTCGGGCCGTTCGGCAATGTGATCGAATATGTCGGCGGCAATGCCGATCTCAAGCCGGAGAAGGCCACGACCTGGTCGGTTGGCGTCAAGTTCACCCCGCCGAGCAGCGGCTTCACGGCGTCACTGGATTACTTCAACATCGATTACAAGGACGTCATCGAGACCGCGCCGGTGTTCAGCGTGCAGGTCTTCACCGACCCGGCCTACGCGCCGTTCGTGACCTTCAACCCGACCGTTGCGCAGGTGAACGCGATCTACAATCTGCCCTGGGCGCCGCCGGCGATCATTGCAGCCTCGGATGTCGATGCCATTGTCGACGCCCGCCGCAACAATGTCGGCCGCATCAAGATGGATGGGTTGGATTTCCTGGCCAACTACGCGTTCGATCTGGGCGGTGGATCGGCCAATATCGGGGTCTCGGGCACCTATCTGCTCAGCTACGGGCGAGCGACCGGCCCGACCTCACCGACGGTCGACCGACTGAACCTGGCCAACTTCCCGCTGCGGTTCCGGGGCCGCGCCAATCTCGGGTGGCGGGGCGAGAATTTCGGCGCCACGATGTTCGTGAACTATACCAATGCCTACACCAACACGGTGGGCACCATCGCGCCATCGCAGTCGGTCGACTCCTACACGACGGTCGATCTGACGCTGACCTACGACGTGCCCAAGGCGGACGGCGTGCTGAGCGGCCTGTCCTTCTCGCTGAGTGCGCTCAACCTGTTCGATGCCGCGCCGCCCTTTGCGGCGATCGCCAACAATCAGGTCTATGACTCCACCGTGGCAAACCCGCTCGGCCGGTTTGTCTCGCTGACAGTCCGCAAAGCATTCTGA
- the gyrA gene encoding DNA gyrase subunit A, which yields MSDETILAEPSDISPINIVDEMKSSYLDYAMSVIVSRALPDVRDGLKPVHRRILFGAHEMGFTYNKPYRKSARIVGDVMGKYHPHGDSSIYDALARMTQDWSMRVPLIDGQGNFGSMDPDSPAAMRYTEARLAKVANALLDDLDKNTVDFLPNYDGSESEPQVLPARFPNLLVNGAGGIAVGMATNIPPHNLGEVLRACKAYMDNGAISAEELMEIVPGPDFPTGALILGQSGARSAYTTGRGSIIMRSRHVIETLRGDRQQIVLTEIPFQVGKAGLVEKIAEAAKDKRIEGISDIRDESNREGVRVVIELKRDATADVVLNQLWRHTPAQSSFPANMLAIRGGRPELLTLRDIIEAFVRFREEVITRRTKFELAKARDRAHILLGLVIAVSNLDEVVRMIRGASSPAAAREALLARAWPIGDIAPYLKLVEAADDEPSGSVYHLSDAQVRAILDLRLHRLTALGRDEIGNELKGLADAIAGYLEILASRVRLFEVMRAEFDAIEAEFATPRRSTLAPAADGIEDEDLIEREDMVVTVTMSGYIKRTPLDTFRAQNRGGKGRAGMATKEEDVVTELFVTSTHTPVLFFSTLGKVYRLKVWRLPEGGPATRGRPMVNLLPLAEGETIQTVLPLPEDENEWAQLHVMFATAKGSVRRNSMDAFANIPSNGKIAMKFEGEDADDRLIGVALLSEEDDVLLASRQGKAIRFRGDDVREFQSRNSTGVRGMTLKEGDEVISLSVLQRAGIQDMEEREEYLRFAPWKGEKEGEPKMAADRFEALRAREQFILTVCANGYGKLSSAFEYRRTGRGGQGITNIDNIERNGPVVASFPATREHQLMLVTDQAKLIRMGLSSLRVIGRGSAGVRLFDVAQNEHVVSAARIEESTDEVEADMPATEGEASDTAE from the coding sequence TTGAGCGACGAGACAATCCTCGCCGAACCCTCGGATATCAGCCCGATCAACATCGTCGATGAGATGAAGTCGAGCTATCTCGACTACGCCATGTCGGTGATCGTGTCCCGCGCGCTGCCGGATGTGCGCGACGGGCTGAAGCCCGTGCATCGCCGCATCCTGTTCGGCGCCCACGAAATGGGCTTCACTTATAACAAGCCCTACCGCAAATCGGCCCGCATCGTCGGCGACGTGATGGGTAAATACCACCCGCACGGTGACAGTTCGATCTACGACGCATTGGCGCGTATGACGCAGGATTGGTCGATGCGCGTGCCGCTCATCGACGGTCAGGGCAATTTCGGCTCGATGGACCCGGATTCGCCGGCGGCCATGCGCTACACCGAGGCGCGCCTCGCCAAGGTCGCCAATGCGCTGCTCGACGATCTCGACAAGAACACGGTCGATTTCCTGCCGAACTATGATGGCAGCGAGAGCGAGCCGCAGGTGCTTCCTGCCCGCTTCCCGAACTTGCTGGTCAACGGCGCGGGCGGCATCGCGGTCGGCATGGCCACCAATATCCCGCCGCACAATCTCGGCGAAGTGCTGCGCGCCTGCAAGGCGTACATGGATAATGGCGCGATCTCGGCTGAAGAGCTGATGGAAATCGTGCCGGGTCCGGACTTCCCGACCGGCGCGCTCATCCTCGGCCAGTCCGGTGCCCGCTCGGCTTACACGACTGGGCGCGGATCGATCATCATGCGCTCGCGCCATGTGATCGAGACGTTGCGCGGGGACCGTCAGCAGATCGTCCTCACCGAAATTCCGTTCCAGGTCGGCAAGGCCGGCCTCGTCGAAAAGATCGCCGAGGCGGCCAAGGACAAGCGGATCGAGGGCATCTCGGACATTCGCGATGAATCCAACCGCGAGGGCGTTCGCGTCGTCATCGAGCTGAAGCGCGATGCCACGGCGGATGTGGTGCTCAATCAGCTGTGGCGACACACGCCCGCCCAGTCGAGCTTCCCCGCCAATATGCTCGCCATCCGTGGCGGGCGGCCCGAGTTGCTGACGCTGCGCGACATCATCGAGGCCTTCGTGCGCTTCCGTGAGGAAGTGATCACCCGCCGGACCAAGTTCGAGCTGGCGAAGGCACGGGACCGCGCGCACATCTTGCTCGGCCTCGTCATTGCAGTCAGCAATCTCGATGAAGTCGTGCGCATGATCCGCGGGGCGAGCAGCCCGGCGGCGGCCCGCGAGGCGCTGCTGGCGCGCGCCTGGCCGATCGGGGACATCGCGCCCTATCTCAAGCTGGTCGAAGCCGCGGATGATGAGCCCTCGGGCAGCGTCTATCATCTGTCGGACGCGCAGGTTCGCGCCATTCTCGATCTCCGCCTGCACCGGCTGACGGCACTTGGCCGCGACGAGATCGGCAATGAGCTCAAGGGGCTGGCCGATGCGATTGCCGGCTATCTCGAGATTCTCGCCAGCCGCGTTCGCCTGTTCGAAGTGATGCGCGCCGAGTTCGACGCGATCGAAGCCGAATTCGCGACACCGCGCCGCTCCACCCTCGCCCCCGCTGCCGACGGCATTGAGGATGAGGATTTGATCGAGCGCGAAGACATGGTCGTGACCGTGACCATGTCCGGTTACATCAAGCGTACGCCGCTCGATACCTTCCGTGCCCAGAACCGCGGCGGCAAGGGCCGCGCCGGCATGGCGACCAAGGAAGAGGATGTCGTTACCGAGCTGTTCGTGACCTCCACGCACACGCCGGTGCTGTTCTTCTCGACGCTGGGCAAGGTCTACCGCCTCAAGGTCTGGCGCTTGCCGGAAGGCGGGCCGGCCACACGCGGACGTCCGATGGTCAACCTGCTGCCTCTGGCGGAGGGCGAGACCATCCAGACGGTGCTGCCGCTGCCGGAAGACGAGAATGAATGGGCGCAGCTCCATGTCATGTTCGCCACTGCCAAGGGTAGTGTGCGCCGCAACAGCATGGATGCGTTCGCGAATATCCCCTCGAACGGCAAGATCGCCATGAAGTTTGAGGGTGAGGACGCCGACGACCGCCTGATCGGCGTCGCGCTCCTCAGCGAAGAAGATGACGTGCTACTGGCCTCCCGCCAGGGCAAGGCGATCCGCTTCCGCGGCGATGATGTGCGCGAGTTCCAGAGCCGCAACTCCACCGGTGTGCGGGGTATGACGCTGAAGGAAGGCGACGAGGTCATCTCGCTCTCCGTGCTCCAGCGTGCCGGCATCCAGGACATGGAAGAGCGCGAGGAGTATCTGCGCTTCGCTCCATGGAAGGGCGAGAAGGAGGGCGAGCCGAAAATGGCCGCCGACCGTTTCGAGGCCCTGCGCGCCCGCGAGCAGTTCATCCTGACCGTCTGCGCCAATGGCTATGGCAAGCTCTCCTCGGCCTTCGAGTATCGCCGCACCGGGCGTGGTGGCCAGGGCATCACCAACATCGACAATATCGAGCGTAACGGCCCGGTCGTGGCGAGCTTCCCGGCGACCCGCGAGCATCAGCTCATGCTGGTGACCGATCAGGCCAAGCTCATCCGCATGGGGCTCAGCAGCCTGCGCGTGATCGGCCGTGGTTCTGCAGGCGTGCGCCTGTTCGACGTTGCGCAGAACGAGCATGTCGTGAGTGCCGCTCGGATTGAGGAAAGCACGGACGAGGTCGAGGCGGACATGCCGGCGACCGAGGGCGAGGCCTCCGACACCGCGGAATGA
- a CDS encoding sensor histidine kinase, with protein MRFNDLLRTVLANGGEGTGAAVTRWRQCMDLLAQYDVSGAETQKLSLDEAHTILTILQEARPKVSLEGRIASVVELGSRLRSPTLVQWLAGDHPSVVVAMMKSVRLTGEDWAAIIPHLGPLARSVLRRRPDLPEAAMAALRRFGEVDLSLPAAEVRQAEAGTPGADRIVATAELDRSGSTDEASQIGRLVAQIERFKKANPFKAAGAADPVPDAVQPESRVQDTPEPDVDRFRFETDASGLVRLTDGAFPEAIIGLSIATPGVDVSHGVDGATLGAFRHRAAFENSRLTLQDGALAGEWRISGEPHFDRQSGRFRGYTGIARRERRFEAPVRPIDTQPSDEGATLSATSTRQLIHELRTPLNAVQGYGEMIEAQILGPVPEVYRDIARAILADARALLTTFDDLDAASRLERGDLSAQQDDVDLTAALHRVVDAAGFGQTVNLSVESGSSLVHGDRNQIERMLNHLIRIGHAGLAAGEQLVLCVCPAPERASVSLTMSRPTALRGIEARAFLEQGYVVEQRLYGDTPPLGLAFTLKLVRGIVRHLGGEFAITAQAFGIVLPTAPEAYREQGHNG; from the coding sequence ATGCGTTTCAACGATCTTCTGCGGACGGTGCTGGCCAATGGCGGCGAGGGCACAGGTGCCGCCGTGACGCGCTGGCGCCAGTGCATGGATCTGCTTGCCCAATATGATGTCTCCGGCGCGGAAACCCAGAAGCTTTCACTGGACGAGGCGCACACCATCCTGACCATCCTGCAGGAGGCACGCCCGAAGGTGAGCCTGGAAGGCCGCATCGCATCTGTCGTGGAGCTTGGGTCCAGACTCCGCTCCCCCACGCTGGTGCAGTGGCTGGCGGGCGACCATCCTTCGGTTGTCGTGGCGATGATGAAGTCGGTCCGGCTGACCGGCGAAGACTGGGCCGCGATCATACCGCATCTGGGTCCGCTGGCGCGCAGTGTTCTGCGTCGCCGTCCGGATCTGCCGGAAGCCGCAATGGCCGCGTTACGACGCTTCGGCGAAGTCGATCTGTCGCTGCCGGCGGCCGAGGTTCGGCAGGCGGAAGCGGGCACGCCGGGTGCGGACCGGATCGTTGCGACCGCAGAGCTTGATCGCTCGGGCAGCACGGACGAGGCAAGCCAGATCGGCCGTCTCGTTGCGCAAATCGAGCGGTTCAAGAAGGCGAACCCGTTCAAGGCGGCCGGCGCCGCTGACCCGGTGCCGGATGCGGTCCAGCCAGAGTCTCGGGTCCAGGACACGCCGGAGCCCGATGTCGACAGATTTCGGTTCGAGACCGATGCCTCGGGCCTCGTCCGCCTGACCGACGGTGCATTTCCGGAAGCGATCATTGGCCTCAGCATTGCGACGCCGGGCGTGGATGTCAGCCATGGAGTGGATGGCGCCACGCTTGGGGCATTTCGGCACCGCGCCGCATTCGAGAATAGCCGCCTGACCTTGCAGGACGGTGCGCTGGCGGGCGAATGGCGCATCTCCGGCGAACCGCATTTTGACCGACAGAGCGGTCGCTTCCGGGGCTATACCGGCATTGCCCGGCGTGAGCGGCGGTTCGAGGCGCCGGTTCGCCCCATCGACACGCAGCCGAGCGACGAGGGCGCGACGCTCTCTGCCACCAGCACGCGGCAACTGATCCATGAGTTGCGCACGCCGTTGAACGCCGTGCAGGGCTATGGCGAAATGATCGAGGCGCAGATCCTGGGCCCGGTCCCCGAGGTCTATCGCGACATCGCCCGGGCCATCCTGGCGGATGCACGGGCATTGCTGACGACCTTCGACGATCTCGACGCGGCAAGCCGACTGGAGCGGGGAGACCTCTCGGCCCAGCAGGATGATGTCGATCTGACCGCTGCCCTTCACAGGGTGGTGGACGCGGCCGGCTTTGGCCAGACCGTCAATCTCTCGGTCGAGAGCGGTTCCAGCCTTGTACATGGCGACCGCAACCAGATCGAACGCATGTTGAATCACCTGATCCGCATCGGCCATGCCGGCTTGGCTGCGGGGGAACAGCTTGTCCTGTGCGTCTGTCCGGCGCCGGAGCGCGCCTCCGTGAGCTTGACGATGAGTCGCCCGACGGCCTTGCGGGGCATTGAGGCGCGCGCCTTTCTCGAACAGGGTTATGTGGTCGAGCAGCGTCTCTATGGCGACACGCCGCCGCTCGGCCTTGCGTTCACTCTCAAACTGGTGCGGGGAATCGTCCGCCATCTCGGCGGGGAGTTCGCCATCACGGCACAGGCCTTCGGCATCGTGCTGCCGACCGCGCCCGAGGCCTATCGCGAGCAGGGCCATAACGGCTGA
- the ettA gene encoding energy-dependent translational throttle protein EttA has translation MAVQYSFVMKGLTKTFPGANKPLFNNIHLQFLPGTKIAIIGVNGAGKSTLMKVMAGIDNDYTGEAWAAEGIRVGYLPQEPQLDPDKTVIENVKDGVRPVADLVDRFNEISAIMGDPPEDCDFDALMTEMGELQEKIDAVDGWTLDNQLEIAMEALRCPPGDWSVDNLSGGEKRRIALCRLLLEKPDILLLDEPTNHLDAESVQWLEQHLINYTGNVILVTHDRYFLDNVVGWVLELDRGRGIPFEGNYSSWLDAKAKRMAQEEREDAGRQKAIKEELEWIRQSPKARQTKSKARIRAFDELVEKQENRAPGKAQIVIQTPERLGGKVIEAKNLTKSYGDKLLFDDLSFTLPPGGIVGVIGPNGAGKSTLFRLITGQEQPDSGSIEVGPTVRLGYVDQSRDALDPNHNVWEEISGGHDLMTIGKHELQTRAYVGAFNFKGPDQQKKVGQLSGGERNRVHMAKMLKEGGNVLLLDEPTNDLDVETLRALEDALENFAGCAVVISHDRFFLDRLATHILAFEGNSHVEWFEGNFEAYEEDKRRRMGDAADRPTRLAYKKLTR, from the coding sequence ATGGCCGTCCAGTACAGCTTTGTCATGAAGGGTCTGACCAAGACCTTCCCCGGCGCAAACAAGCCGCTTTTCAATAACATCCACCTTCAGTTCCTGCCGGGAACGAAGATCGCGATCATCGGCGTCAACGGCGCCGGTAAATCGACGTTGATGAAGGTGATGGCCGGCATCGACAATGATTATACCGGCGAGGCCTGGGCCGCCGAGGGGATTCGCGTCGGCTATCTGCCGCAGGAGCCGCAGCTCGACCCCGACAAAACGGTGATCGAGAATGTGAAGGACGGCGTGCGGCCTGTCGCCGATCTGGTCGACCGGTTCAACGAGATCAGCGCGATCATGGGCGATCCGCCGGAAGATTGCGATTTCGACGCGCTGATGACCGAGATGGGCGAGCTTCAGGAGAAGATCGACGCGGTCGACGGCTGGACGCTCGACAACCAGCTTGAGATCGCCATGGAGGCGCTGCGCTGCCCGCCGGGCGACTGGAGCGTCGACAATCTCTCGGGCGGTGAGAAGCGCCGTATCGCTCTGTGCCGCCTGCTGCTGGAAAAGCCGGACATCCTGCTGCTCGACGAGCCGACCAACCACCTCGATGCCGAGAGCGTCCAGTGGCTGGAGCAGCACCTGATCAATTACACCGGCAACGTGATTCTCGTTACCCACGACCGCTACTTCCTGGACAACGTCGTCGGCTGGGTGCTGGAGCTGGACCGCGGTCGGGGCATCCCGTTCGAGGGCAATTATTCGAGCTGGCTGGACGCCAAGGCAAAGCGCATGGCGCAGGAAGAGCGCGAGGATGCCGGTCGGCAGAAGGCGATCAAGGAGGAGCTGGAGTGGATCCGGCAGTCGCCCAAGGCGCGCCAGACCAAGAGCAAGGCGCGTATCCGGGCGTTCGACGAGTTGGTCGAGAAGCAGGAGAATCGCGCGCCGGGCAAGGCCCAGATCGTCATCCAGACACCCGAGCGCCTTGGCGGCAAGGTGATCGAGGCCAAGAACCTCACCAAATCCTATGGCGACAAGCTGCTGTTCGATGATCTCTCCTTCACGCTGCCGCCGGGCGGCATCGTCGGTGTGATCGGCCCGAACGGCGCGGGTAAATCTACGCTCTTCCGGCTCATCACCGGGCAGGAACAGCCCGATTCGGGCAGCATCGAGGTCGGGCCGACCGTGCGCCTGGGCTATGTCGACCAGAGCCGCGATGCGCTCGATCCGAATCATAACGTCTGGGAAGAAATCTCCGGCGGCCATGATCTGATGACCATCGGCAAGCATGAGTTGCAGACGCGCGCCTATGTCGGCGCCTTCAACTTCAAGGGGCCGGACCAGCAGAAGAAGGTCGGCCAGCTATCGGGCGGTGAGCGCAACCGCGTCCACATGGCCAAGATGCTCAAGGAGGGTGGCAACGTCCTCCTGCTCGACGAACCGACCAACGATCTCGACGTCGAGACGCTGCGCGCGCTGGAAGACGCGCTCGAGAACTTCGCCGGCTGCGCTGTGGTCATCAGCCACGACCGCTTCTTCCTCGACCGCCTGGCGACTCACATCCTCGCTTTCGAGGGGAACAGCCATGTCGAATGGTTCGAAGGCAATTTCGAGGCCTATGAGGAAGACAAGCGCCGCCGCATGGGCGACGCGGCGGATCGCCCGACGCGACTCGCGTACAAGAAGCTGACCAGGTAA
- a CDS encoding Lrp/AsnC family transcriptional regulator: MPGSSLDETDVKLLDLLQEDGRLTNVELARRVGLTAPPCLRRVKSLEDRGFIASYHAHLDPVALGYTTTVFAMVSLKSQAEEDLQAFEAHVAALPEVRECHMLNGEIDFILKVVAQDLRSFQQFLTSQLTQAPNVASVKTSLTIRTSKNLPGVPVGR, translated from the coding sequence ATGCCCGGTAGTTCGCTGGATGAGACCGACGTCAAATTGCTCGACCTGCTTCAGGAGGATGGTCGCCTGACCAATGTCGAGCTGGCACGGCGCGTCGGCCTGACCGCCCCGCCCTGTCTGCGCCGGGTGAAAAGCCTGGAGGATCGCGGCTTCATCGCCTCCTACCACGCCCATCTCGATCCGGTTGCCCTGGGCTACACGACGACGGTGTTCGCCATGGTCAGCTTGAAAAGTCAGGCGGAAGAGGATTTGCAGGCGTTCGAGGCCCATGTCGCGGCGCTGCCGGAGGTCCGCGAATGCCACATGCTGAATGGCGAGATCGATTTCATCCTCAAGGTGGTGGCGCAGGATCTGCGCAGCTTCCAGCAATTCCTCACCTCGCAGCTGACGCAAGCGCCCAATGTGGCCAGCGTGAAGACGTCGCTAACGATCCGCACGTCCAAGAACCTGCCAGGCGTTCCGGTCGGCCGCTGA
- the alr gene encoding alanine racemase, whose product MIDCPSSPLALHLDRDALIANWRWLAGQSGAAACGAALKANGYGLGATEVLQHLLAAGCRDFFVATWQEAAALLPLLEGASLSVLHGVRADDLAFALTAPARPVLNSAAQVARWKAAGGGPCDVMIDTGMNRLGLRPDELGAGVLDGLQIETLCSHLACADETSDLNAAQRARFEAVRQQVPARRYSLANSAGILLGSDYAFDLTRPGLALYGGLPTPTATGHIRPVVRPHAQILQRRRVEAGETVGYGATFTAKAPVETAIVNLGYADGYLRAFAGGGAMLHGGERLPLLGRVSMDLIAVDVSTASDLEEGAWLEVAYDLPSASAHTGLSQYELLTGLGQRFERRWV is encoded by the coding sequence ATGATCGACTGTCCCTCATCGCCGCTGGCCCTGCATCTGGATCGTGACGCGCTGATCGCCAATTGGCGCTGGCTGGCAGGGCAGAGTGGGGCGGCAGCCTGCGGGGCAGCCCTTAAGGCCAATGGCTATGGCCTGGGCGCGACCGAGGTTCTTCAGCATCTGCTGGCCGCCGGGTGCCGGGATTTTTTCGTCGCGACATGGCAGGAAGCGGCGGCTCTGCTGCCATTGCTGGAAGGCGCATCGCTCAGTGTGTTGCACGGGGTGCGCGCGGATGATTTGGCTTTTGCGCTGACAGCACCGGCAAGACCGGTGCTAAACAGCGCCGCGCAAGTCGCCCGATGGAAAGCTGCAGGCGGCGGCCCGTGCGATGTCATGATCGATACCGGCATGAATAGGCTGGGCCTACGCCCCGATGAACTTGGCGCTGGTGTGCTGGACGGGCTGCAGATCGAGACACTCTGCAGCCATCTCGCCTGCGCCGATGAAACGTCCGATCTGAACGCGGCGCAGCGCGCGCGCTTTGAGGCCGTGCGGCAGCAGGTGCCGGCGCGGCGCTACAGCCTGGCCAACAGCGCCGGCATTTTGCTTGGGAGCGATTACGCCTTCGATCTCACCCGGCCGGGGCTCGCGCTCTATGGCGGCCTGCCGACGCCAACTGCGACCGGCCATATCCGCCCGGTCGTGCGTCCCCATGCGCAGATCCTCCAGCGGCGCCGGGTCGAAGCTGGCGAAACAGTGGGCTATGGCGCGACCTTCACCGCGAAGGCGCCCGTCGAGACGGCGATCGTCAATCTTGGCTACGCAGACGGCTATCTGCGCGCTTTTGCCGGGGGAGGCGCGATGCTCCATGGCGGAGAGCGGCTGCCGCTGCTGGGGCGCGTCTCCATGGACCTGATCGCCGTCGATGTCAGCACGGCATCGGATTTGGAGGAAGGGGCGTGGCTGGAGGTGGCGTATGATCTGCCCAGCGCCTCAGCGCACACCGGTTTGTCGCAATATGAGTTGCTGACCGGGCTCGGCCAGCGGTTCGAGCGGCGCTGGGTTTAG